A genome region from Baekduia alba includes the following:
- a CDS encoding DEAD/DEAH box helicase, translating to MGAVGASQEPWAALLAEGREDERLVRQAFEGARAPDVAPLPDGLNATLLRGLHGAGIESLYSHQAAAVEAAQDGPFVVTTGTASGKSLCFNLPALQTLCSVPTARALYLYPTKALAQDQLRAIASLRLGRSVRPAIYDGDTKREERAAIRKRANLILTNPDMLHMGILPNHSRSWGDFFKNLQVVVVDEAHVYRGVFGSHVGNVLRRLRRATVAYSGEEPLILLASATIANPVELAEGLTGIDGFAHIERDGSPGAARQIAMWNPPVTDEALQTRRSALGEAADMVTELVVKGARTICFVKSRKGVELVAKLVADQLADAHPALRDRVAPYRAGYTPQQRRELEARLVSGDLLAVVTTDALELGIDIGALDAAVVVTFPGTVASLKQMWGRAGRRGRGLAVYVAGEDALDQFFCRHPDEFLDRPVESAIVNYENEQIHDPHLLCAAHEWPIVPERDDHFFGPRLRAHCEHLVGLGEMVERANGFSLRRPEDYPAARVSLRSGSPDAFAVVDVQQGEVLGSVDAARAFSTVHDGAVYLHMGRSYSVGELDLQGRRALVEPFTGNWYTQPKKETDTYIERLLDRRDTMGVTLSFGMVSVSETVIAYQRKRLPDHEPLDLNVLDLPETTFSTQALWYELDPSLLAEDFPLELLLGTLHAVEHAQIAVLPLLAMCDRWDIGGLSTNLHPQTGGPTIFIYDGHPGGVGITQQGFTGFERLVADAYRLISECKCQSGCPSCVQSPKCGNLNDPLAKDGAKEMLRRMLDR from the coding sequence GTGGGCGCGGTCGGCGCGTCGCAGGAGCCATGGGCGGCGCTCCTCGCGGAGGGGCGTGAGGACGAGCGGCTGGTCCGCCAGGCGTTCGAGGGCGCGCGGGCGCCGGACGTGGCGCCGCTGCCCGACGGCCTCAACGCGACGCTCCTGCGCGGGCTGCACGGCGCCGGCATCGAGTCGCTGTACAGCCACCAGGCCGCCGCCGTCGAGGCCGCGCAGGACGGGCCGTTCGTCGTGACGACCGGGACCGCGTCGGGCAAGTCGTTGTGCTTCAACCTGCCGGCGCTGCAGACGCTGTGCAGCGTCCCGACGGCGCGCGCGCTCTACCTCTACCCCACCAAGGCGCTCGCCCAGGACCAGCTGCGCGCGATCGCGTCGCTGCGGCTCGGGCGCAGCGTGCGGCCGGCGATCTACGACGGCGACACCAAGCGGGAGGAGCGCGCCGCGATTCGCAAGCGCGCCAACCTGATCCTCACCAACCCCGACATGTTGCACATGGGGATCCTCCCCAACCACAGTCGGAGCTGGGGCGACTTCTTCAAGAACCTGCAGGTCGTCGTCGTCGACGAGGCCCATGTGTACCGCGGGGTCTTCGGCTCGCACGTCGGCAACGTGCTGCGCCGGCTGCGCCGCGCCACGGTCGCCTACTCCGGCGAGGAGCCGCTGATCCTGCTGGCCAGCGCGACGATCGCCAACCCGGTCGAGCTCGCCGAAGGCCTGACGGGCATCGACGGCTTCGCGCACATCGAGCGCGACGGCTCGCCGGGCGCGGCGCGCCAGATCGCGATGTGGAACCCGCCGGTCACCGACGAGGCGCTGCAGACGCGGCGCAGCGCGCTGGGCGAGGCGGCGGACATGGTCACCGAGCTGGTGGTCAAGGGCGCGCGGACGATCTGCTTCGTCAAGTCGCGCAAGGGCGTCGAGCTGGTGGCCAAGCTCGTCGCCGACCAGCTCGCCGACGCGCATCCGGCTTTGCGCGACCGCGTCGCGCCCTATCGCGCGGGCTACACGCCGCAGCAGCGCCGGGAGCTGGAGGCGCGGTTGGTGAGCGGCGACCTCCTGGCGGTCGTCACGACCGACGCGCTGGAGCTGGGCATCGACATCGGCGCGCTGGACGCGGCGGTCGTCGTCACCTTCCCGGGGACTGTCGCGTCGCTCAAGCAGATGTGGGGCCGGGCGGGCCGCCGAGGCCGCGGGCTGGCCGTGTACGTCGCCGGCGAGGACGCGCTGGACCAGTTCTTCTGCCGCCACCCCGACGAGTTCCTCGACCGGCCCGTCGAGTCGGCGATCGTCAACTACGAGAACGAGCAGATCCACGACCCGCATCTGCTCTGCGCCGCGCACGAGTGGCCGATCGTCCCCGAGCGCGACGACCACTTCTTCGGCCCGCGCCTGCGCGCGCACTGCGAGCATCTTGTAGGCCTTGGCGAGATGGTCGAGCGCGCGAACGGCTTCTCGCTGCGCCGGCCCGAGGACTACCCGGCCGCGCGCGTGTCGCTGCGCTCCGGCTCCCCCGACGCGTTCGCCGTCGTGGACGTCCAGCAGGGTGAAGTCCTTGGGTCGGTCGACGCCGCGCGCGCGTTCTCGACGGTCCACGACGGTGCGGTCTACCTGCACATGGGGCGCTCGTACTCGGTCGGCGAGCTGGACCTCCAGGGTCGGCGCGCGCTGGTCGAGCCGTTCACGGGCAACTGGTACACCCAGCCCAAGAAGGAGACCGACACCTACATCGAGCGCCTGCTCGACCGGCGCGACACGATGGGCGTGACGCTGTCGTTCGGGATGGTCAGCGTGTCGGAGACCGTCATCGCCTACCAGCGCAAGCGGCTGCCCGACCACGAGCCGCTCGACCTCAACGTGCTCGACCTGCCCGAGACCACGTTCTCGACGCAGGCGCTCTGGTACGAGCTGGACCCGTCGCTGCTGGCCGAGGACTTCCCGCTGGAGCTGTTGTTGGGGACGTTGCACGCGGTCGAGCACGCCCAGATCGCCGTCCTGCCGCTGCTGGCGATGTGCGACCGCTGGGACATCGGCGGGTTGTCCACCAACCTGCACCCGCAGACGGGCGGCCCCACGATCTTCATCTACGACGGCCACCCCGGCGGCGTCGGCATCACCCAGCAGGGCTTCACCGGCTTCGAGCGCCTCGTCGCCGACGCCTACCGGCTGATCAGCGAGTGCAAGTGCCAGTCCGGCTGCCCGTCGTGCGTGCAGTCGCCCAAGTGCGGCAACCTCAACGACCCGCTGGCCAAGGACGGGGCGAAAGAGATGTTGCGGCGCATGCTGGATCGGTAG
- a CDS encoding M23 family metallopeptidase translates to MRAVRSLLLPGAVALGVALPAFAAAPAHASVGAASTPSEPRSGGAEFGQPNGRPSAAHPVATTFRIGRHTIVAGTAPRFAVRIDQRGVRSVTARVVFRPVHGNGTVAVVELGRVRTARLLHPSWPSSVALKPGRYLVSLHASGPAGGQLLRRASASGKAPLTVKPKPAPPATPPVVAPPVVAPADPGITNDGVFPVAGAHTYGDGFGAGRAGHTHEGQDVLAAEGTPVVAPLAGTIVARDYQASAAGFYLTLDAADGRSLFFAHCQQDTIAVTVGQAVAVGQQLCRVGHTGDATGPHLHFEIWLGGWRRDKASTPIDPLAQLQAWDK, encoded by the coding sequence GTGCGGGCCGTTCGTTCCCTCCTCCTGCCGGGCGCCGTCGCGCTCGGCGTCGCGCTGCCCGCGTTCGCCGCCGCTCCCGCCCATGCCTCCGTCGGCGCCGCGTCGACGCCGAGCGAGCCCCGCTCCGGCGGCGCCGAGTTCGGCCAGCCCAACGGGCGGCCGTCCGCCGCGCACCCGGTCGCGACGACGTTCCGGATCGGACGCCACACGATCGTGGCGGGCACCGCGCCGCGGTTCGCGGTCCGGATCGACCAGCGCGGCGTGAGGTCCGTCACCGCGCGCGTCGTCTTTCGGCCGGTCCACGGCAACGGGACGGTCGCGGTCGTCGAGCTGGGGCGCGTGCGCACCGCGCGGCTCCTGCACCCGTCGTGGCCGTCGTCGGTCGCGCTCAAGCCCGGGCGCTACCTCGTCTCCCTGCACGCGTCCGGCCCGGCCGGCGGCCAGCTGCTGCGCCGCGCGTCGGCGTCCGGCAAGGCGCCCCTGACCGTCAAGCCCAAGCCCGCGCCGCCGGCGACGCCGCCCGTCGTCGCCCCGCCGGTCGTCGCGCCCGCCGACCCGGGCATCACCAACGACGGCGTCTTCCCCGTCGCCGGCGCGCACACCTACGGCGACGGCTTCGGCGCCGGCCGCGCCGGCCACACCCACGAGGGCCAGGACGTCCTGGCCGCCGAGGGAACGCCGGTCGTCGCGCCGCTGGCCGGGACGATCGTCGCCCGCGACTACCAGGCCTCGGCCGCCGGCTTCTACCTCACGCTGGACGCCGCCGACGGCCGCTCGTTGTTCTTCGCCCACTGCCAGCAGGACACGATCGCGGTGACGGTCGGCCAGGCCGTGGCGGTCGGCCAGCAGCTCTGCCGCGTCGGCCACACCGGCGACGCGACCGGCCCGCACCTGCACTTCGAGATCTGGCTCGGCGGCTGGCGGCGCGACAAGGCGTCGACCCCGATCGACCCGCTCGCGCAGCTCCAGGCCTGGGACAAGTAG
- a CDS encoding penicillin acylase family protein has product MLPRRAILATALSAAAFITPAASAVADTTLNVVPHGNETPGVPWATAPGILPADTQAKMYDRITPLFRDIDENVLKPSTDGTGYYKSAALLPQNDPSFVTTENVGGTSPTAGAVSATIQRDRYGVPHIYSGTDAGAVFGAGWAVATDQGLLLTQARYNGVAGLIDLPGVPAINLVLGLYNYTPSAKVIKQATDLQTKSIQAQGAQGKQLLDDIDTYLAGINAYYAKTSPTTPKFTRTDIYALNAIKSQFLGEGGGQEVDNALFLDSLRGKLGSKKGDGAFADLRARNDPEASVTTTKSFPNQTDVSVAKPSGMVRLKSGTFKNSFITLPGAKAAKASAASVGKRQLASNILIVSGSKSATGKPLFVGGPQIGFNYPGLTMEMQLKSPSFNVEGVTSAPFPGYMLIGHGADYAWSLTSAGADIIDTYAEKLCGGSKTKYVWKGKCKVMEKVDAGTIAKGASKVKAVFYRTVHGPVIGYAKDEKTGKTVALSQKRSSYGRETVDQLFNQDLTYGRVHSAKDFVKAAAKTPQTFNSFYASATESAFYTAGALPLRPKGVNGDLPVDGQGKYEWKGELAASKHPQVIDPASGYIVNWNNKPAADFPAGDDRFGNEGGIQRVDMLKSELSRYGKATLPNVLASANAAATEDVRITQLWPTLKAMLARGKSPSAGATVAVAELQKWYAAGGSRVDRNLDGNVDQPGAVILDTAWKKITDAGLCDRLGTSLCKGLEGRISRFDLPPGGQYSGWHQYMGKDLRTMLGQKVKGKYNIRYCGDGSVSRCSKELWAAIDGASKSITAKQGSDVSKWTEKAATIQFSPLPLFQMQYTNKPTGIHQVMAFGQ; this is encoded by the coding sequence GTGCTCCCCAGGCGCGCCATCCTGGCCACGGCGTTGTCCGCCGCGGCCTTCATCACCCCAGCGGCGTCGGCAGTGGCCGACACGACGCTGAACGTCGTCCCACACGGCAACGAGACCCCCGGCGTGCCGTGGGCCACCGCGCCCGGCATCCTGCCCGCCGACACGCAGGCCAAGATGTACGACCGGATCACGCCGCTGTTCCGCGACATCGACGAGAACGTGCTCAAGCCGAGCACCGACGGCACCGGCTACTACAAGTCGGCCGCGCTGCTGCCGCAGAACGACCCGTCGTTCGTGACGACCGAGAACGTCGGCGGGACGTCGCCGACGGCCGGCGCCGTCAGCGCGACGATCCAGCGCGACCGCTACGGCGTGCCGCACATCTACTCCGGCACCGACGCGGGCGCCGTCTTCGGCGCCGGCTGGGCGGTCGCCACCGACCAGGGGCTGCTGCTCACCCAGGCGCGCTACAACGGCGTCGCGGGCCTGATCGACCTGCCGGGCGTCCCGGCCATCAACCTGGTCCTCGGGTTGTACAACTACACGCCGTCGGCCAAGGTCATCAAGCAGGCCACCGACCTGCAGACGAAGTCGATCCAGGCGCAGGGTGCGCAGGGCAAGCAGCTGCTCGACGACATCGACACGTACCTGGCGGGCATCAACGCCTACTACGCCAAGACGTCGCCGACGACGCCGAAGTTCACCCGGACCGACATCTACGCGTTGAACGCGATCAAGTCGCAGTTCCTGGGCGAGGGTGGCGGCCAGGAGGTCGACAACGCGCTGTTCCTGGACTCGCTCCGCGGCAAGTTGGGGTCCAAGAAGGGCGACGGGGCGTTCGCGGACCTGCGGGCGCGCAACGATCCCGAGGCGAGCGTCACGACGACCAAGTCGTTCCCGAACCAGACGGACGTGAGCGTCGCGAAGCCGTCCGGCATGGTGCGGCTGAAGAGCGGGACGTTCAAGAACTCGTTCATCACGCTGCCGGGCGCGAAGGCGGCCAAGGCCTCCGCCGCATCGGTCGGCAAGCGCCAGCTGGCGTCGAACATCCTGATCGTCAGCGGGTCGAAGTCCGCGACCGGCAAGCCGCTGTTCGTCGGCGGCCCGCAGATCGGCTTCAACTACCCCGGCCTGACGATGGAGATGCAGCTCAAGTCGCCGTCGTTCAACGTCGAGGGCGTCACGTCCGCCCCGTTCCCGGGCTACATGCTGATCGGCCACGGCGCCGACTACGCGTGGTCGCTCACCTCGGCCGGCGCCGACATCATCGACACGTACGCCGAGAAGCTGTGCGGCGGGTCCAAGACCAAGTACGTGTGGAAGGGCAAGTGCAAGGTCATGGAGAAGGTCGACGCCGGGACGATCGCCAAGGGCGCGTCGAAGGTGAAGGCCGTCTTCTACCGCACGGTGCACGGGCCGGTCATCGGCTACGCCAAGGACGAGAAGACGGGCAAGACGGTGGCCCTGTCGCAGAAGCGCTCGTCCTACGGGCGTGAGACGGTCGACCAGCTGTTCAACCAGGACCTGACCTACGGTCGCGTGCACAGCGCGAAGGACTTCGTGAAGGCCGCGGCCAAGACGCCGCAGACCTTCAACTCGTTCTACGCGAGCGCGACGGAGTCGGCGTTCTACACGGCGGGCGCGCTGCCGCTGCGGCCCAAGGGCGTCAACGGCGACCTGCCGGTCGACGGCCAGGGCAAGTACGAGTGGAAGGGCGAGCTGGCCGCGTCCAAGCACCCGCAGGTCATCGACCCGGCCAGCGGCTACATCGTCAACTGGAACAACAAGCCGGCGGCGGACTTCCCGGCCGGCGACGACCGCTTCGGCAACGAGGGCGGGATCCAGCGCGTCGACATGCTCAAGAGCGAGTTGTCGCGGTACGGCAAGGCGACGCTGCCCAACGTGCTGGCCTCGGCCAACGCGGCGGCCACCGAGGACGTCCGCATCACGCAGCTCTGGCCGACGCTCAAGGCGATGCTCGCGCGCGGCAAGTCGCCGTCGGCGGGCGCCACCGTCGCGGTTGCGGAGCTGCAGAAGTGGTACGCCGCTGGCGGCTCGCGCGTCGACCGCAACCTCGACGGCAACGTCGACCAGCCCGGCGCGGTCATCCTCGACACGGCGTGGAAGAAGATCACCGACGCTGGCCTGTGCGACCGCCTCGGCACCTCGTTGTGCAAGGGGCTGGAGGGCCGGATCTCCCGGTTCGACCTCCCGCCGGGCGGCCAGTACAGCGGCTGGCACCAGTACATGGGCAAGGACCTGCGCACCATGTTGGGGCAGAAGGTCAAGGGCAAGTACAACATCAGGTATTGCGGTGACGGCTCCGTCTCGCGGTGCTCGAAGGAGCTGTGGGCGGCGATCGACGGCGCGTCGAAGTCGATCACGGCCAAGCAGGGCAGCGACGTGAGCAAGTGGACCGAGAAGGCGGCGACGATCCAGTTCTCGCCGCTCCCGCTGTTCCAGATGCAGTACACCAACAAGCCCACGGGCATCCATCAGGTGATGGCCTTCGGGCAGTAG
- a CDS encoding HNH endonuclease: MERITASADGLTVVLPPEEGEASAVKGRIVFREHRARERDPRVARAKEDAVLKATGRLACEACDLDFAERYGELGEGFIECHHTVPPGQRSERVTNLSDLALLCPSCHRMVQRAH, encoded by the coding sequence GTGGAGCGCATCACGGCCAGCGCCGATGGACTGACGGTGGTGCTGCCGCCCGAGGAGGGCGAGGCGTCCGCAGTAAAGGGGCGCATCGTGTTCCGCGAGCATCGAGCCCGCGAGCGCGACCCGCGCGTCGCGCGGGCCAAGGAGGACGCGGTCCTCAAGGCCACCGGCCGGCTCGCCTGCGAGGCCTGCGACCTGGACTTCGCCGAGCGCTACGGCGAGCTCGGCGAAGGCTTCATCGAATGCCACCACACCGTCCCACCCGGCCAGCGGTCGGAGCGCGTCACGAACCTGTCGGACCTAGCCCTGCTCTGCCCCAGCTGCCACCGCATGGTCCAGCGCGCCCATTGA
- a CDS encoding DUF4331 family protein has product MSHHLDYSDPTLDITDVFCFGGTKSTVMVLNVAPNQTTGFNPAGMYELKLDTSTPLDYVEDITFRVTVPDPQHFRLEMLTGNQARDRYAVGTLLATGSVGTTVVCSNGVKVFVGERGEPFYIDPRWLVAIKGALSTGTAADVDSLDPNTSQNAFGQSNVSSIVVEVPTAITGGHKLGFWGNSSLKDESGVWHQAQHAANPLIGVLYDFAHGSAATSYNGTTPKEQLDAKNNKTGVWEQVRDETTAVVAAMGTYSQGAYGKPTAAAYGRYVANTVFPDVLTYNPGTTAGYGPLVPAGPRDQNGRGLTEQSIEAIFEVVLNRHVEMGLDASDATGQLLTAFPYLSDPIAGG; this is encoded by the coding sequence ATGTCGCACCATCTTGACTACAGCGATCCGACGCTGGACATCACCGACGTCTTCTGCTTCGGCGGCACCAAGAGCACGGTGATGGTCCTCAACGTCGCTCCGAATCAGACCACCGGCTTCAACCCGGCCGGGATGTACGAGCTCAAGCTCGACACCAGCACGCCCCTCGATTACGTCGAGGACATCACGTTCCGCGTGACGGTGCCCGACCCACAGCACTTCAGGCTCGAGATGCTGACGGGCAACCAGGCGCGTGACCGCTACGCCGTGGGCACGCTCCTGGCCACCGGCAGCGTCGGCACGACCGTCGTCTGCTCCAACGGGGTCAAGGTCTTCGTCGGCGAGCGCGGCGAGCCGTTCTACATCGACCCACGCTGGCTCGTGGCGATCAAGGGAGCGCTGAGCACGGGCACCGCCGCGGACGTCGACTCACTCGATCCCAACACGTCCCAGAACGCCTTCGGCCAGAGCAACGTTAGCTCGATCGTCGTCGAGGTGCCAACCGCCATCACGGGCGGCCACAAGCTGGGCTTCTGGGGGAACTCGTCGCTCAAGGACGAGAGCGGCGTCTGGCATCAGGCCCAGCACGCCGCAAACCCGCTCATCGGCGTCTTGTACGACTTCGCCCACGGCTCGGCCGCGACCTCCTACAACGGGACCACGCCCAAGGAGCAGCTGGATGCCAAGAACAACAAGACCGGGGTCTGGGAGCAGGTGCGCGACGAGACGACCGCCGTCGTGGCGGCCATGGGCACCTACAGCCAGGGGGCCTATGGCAAGCCGACCGCGGCGGCGTACGGCAGGTACGTGGCCAACACGGTCTTCCCGGATGTTCTGACGTACAACCCCGGCACGACCGCCGGCTACGGCCCGCTCGTGCCAGCCGGCCCGCGCGATCAGAACGGCAGAGGCCTGACCGAGCAGTCCATCGAAGCCATCTTCGAGGTCGTGCTCAACCGGCACGTCGAGATGGGCCTGGACGCAAGCGACGCGACCGGCCAGCTGCTCACGGCGTTCCCCTACCTGAGCGATCCGATCGCCGGCGGCTGA
- a CDS encoding Sec-independent protein translocase subunit TatA/TatB, translating to MELVIVLVIALLVLGPKRLPEAGRGIGRGMREFKEGLRGHEDAEPRAVRDPAGTDVPGVARAATAASPADGRHPQAASAGDEPERPPQAAASA from the coding sequence ATGGAGCTCGTGATCGTCCTCGTGATCGCGTTGCTCGTCCTCGGCCCCAAGCGGTTGCCGGAAGCCGGACGCGGCATCGGCCGCGGCATGCGCGAGTTCAAAGAGGGACTCCGCGGACACGAGGACGCGGAGCCGCGCGCGGTCCGCGATCCCGCAGGCACAGACGTTCCCGGGGTTGCGCGCGCCGCAACCGCCGCGTCGCCCGCCGACGGACGCCACCCCCAGGCGGCCTCGGCGGGCGACGAGCCCGAACGCCCGCCGCAGGCTGCCGCGTCGGCCTGA
- a CDS encoding HoxN/HupN/NixA family nickel/cobalt transporter: MSLALVVIGLHAVGFFVLLVLVIPQNLSLGNGNVFGLGLGMTAYTLGLRHAFDADHIGAIDNTTRKLMANGQRPLSVGFFFALGHSTIVFLLALAFSVGARGLSGSVQNDDSTLHAVTSLIGPSVSGAFLLLIGVLNLLLLINVVKLFRRMRSGHVEERQLEAQLNGRGLLNRLYGRSTRAIAKPWHMYPLGMLFGLGFDTATEVVLLFLAAGAATAGLPFYAILCLPILFAAGMTLLDTIDGAFMNFAYGWAFSTPVRKIYYNIAITGLSVGVALIVGSVELLSVLAERFRLRGGVWDLAAGVDLNVVGYFIVALFVLTWAVALAVWRLGRIEERWSAHLETP; this comes from the coding sequence ATGAGCCTGGCGCTGGTCGTCATCGGCCTGCACGCCGTTGGCTTCTTCGTCCTGCTCGTCCTGGTGATCCCACAGAACCTGAGCCTCGGCAACGGCAACGTCTTCGGGCTGGGCCTGGGCATGACCGCCTACACGCTCGGGCTGCGTCACGCTTTCGACGCCGACCACATCGGGGCCATCGACAACACCACGCGCAAGTTGATGGCCAACGGCCAGCGCCCCTTGAGCGTCGGCTTCTTCTTCGCGCTCGGCCACTCGACCATCGTGTTCCTGCTCGCGCTCGCGTTCTCGGTCGGGGCTCGCGGGCTCAGCGGCTCGGTGCAGAACGACGACTCAACTCTGCACGCCGTGACCAGCCTGATCGGCCCCAGCGTGTCCGGAGCGTTCCTGCTGCTGATCGGCGTGCTCAACCTGCTGCTCTTGATCAACGTCGTCAAGCTGTTCCGGCGGATGCGCTCGGGCCACGTCGAGGAGCGACAGCTGGAGGCCCAGCTCAACGGCCGCGGGCTGCTCAACCGCCTCTACGGACGCTCGACGCGCGCCATCGCGAAGCCGTGGCACATGTACCCGCTGGGGATGCTGTTCGGCCTCGGCTTCGATACGGCGACGGAGGTCGTGCTGCTGTTCCTGGCCGCCGGAGCGGCCACCGCCGGCCTGCCGTTCTACGCGATCCTGTGCCTCCCGATCCTCTTCGCCGCCGGCATGACGCTGTTGGACACGATCGACGGGGCGTTCATGAACTTCGCCTACGGCTGGGCGTTCTCCACGCCGGTGCGAAAGATCTACTACAACATCGCCATCACCGGGTTGTCGGTGGGTGTCGCGCTGATCGTCGGCAGCGTCGAGCTGCTGTCGGTGCTGGCCGAGCGCTTCAGGCTCCGCGGCGGCGTCTGGGACCTGGCCGCCGGCGTCGATCTCAACGTCGTCGGCTACTTCATCGTCGCGCTGTTCGTCCTGACCTGGGCCGTCGCGCTCGCCGTCTGGCGGCTCGGGCGCATCGAAGAACGCTGGTCGGCGCACCTCGAGACGCCATGA